A stretch of Neisseria subflava DNA encodes these proteins:
- the groES gene encoding co-chaperone GroES encodes MTIRPLHDRVVVKRLEAEEKTASGIVLPGAAAEKPDMGEVIAVGAGKIGKDGARRPLDVKVGDKVIFGKYSGQTVKADGEELLVMREEDIFGIVE; translated from the coding sequence ATGACCATCCGCCCTTTACACGACCGCGTAGTCGTCAAACGCTTAGAAGCTGAAGAAAAAACCGCCTCCGGCATCGTTTTGCCGGGTGCGGCTGCTGAAAAACCCGACATGGGCGAAGTAATCGCCGTGGGTGCGGGCAAAATCGGTAAAGACGGCGCGCGCCGTCCGCTGGATGTCAAAGTCGGCGACAAAGTGATTTTCGGCAAATACAGCGGCCAAACTGTAAAAGCCGACGGCGAAGAGCTGTTGGTAATGCGTGAAGAAGACATCTTCGGTATCGTTGAATAA
- a CDS encoding TonB-dependent siderophore receptor, with product MNTPLFRLSLLSLTLAAGFAHAENEAKDNVVLDTVTVKGDRQGSKIKTNIVTLRQKDESTATDLRELLKEEPAIDFGGGNGSSQFLTLRGMGQNSVDIKVDNASSDSQMLYHQGRFIIDPALVKIVSVQKGAGSASAGIGATNGAIITKTVDAQDLLKGLDKNWGVRLNSGYASNDGVSYGASVFGKAGNFDGLFSYSRNDEKDYEPGKGYTNSNGGKTVPFSALDKRSYLAKIGANFGDHRLVLSHMNDQHRGIRTVREEFTATDNPRLTLERQAPTYRETSLSNTNLAWTANNLGFVEKLDANAYLMKNERYSADDSKNGYAGNLPGPNTTVIETKGANFNLDSRIGEKTLIKYGVNYRHQEIKPPVFFSSALSNPKKSDAGIYAEAIHDIGDFTLTGGLRYDHFDIKTHDGKSVSDGTVNPSFGVIWQPHEYWSFSASHNYASRSPRLYDALRQHGRRNAITSIADGTKAERARNTEIGFNYNNGSFAANGSYFWQKIKDAVAGPQQRHDAAGNPIAGVREIVNAGYIKNQGYELGASYRTGGLMAKVGVSHSKPRIYDTHPENLLSANPEFAVQTGRTWTTSLSYRFQNPNLEIGWRGRYLQKASGSVLVRDKGEVKRKGYGVNDVFANWKPLGKDTLNVNFAVNNVFNKFYYPHSQRGETLPGIGRDVRLGVNYRF from the coding sequence ATGAATACGCCTCTGTTTCGACTGAGCCTGCTGTCACTGACACTGGCAGCCGGTTTTGCACACGCAGAAAATGAAGCCAAAGACAATGTTGTGCTTGATACCGTTACCGTTAAAGGCGACCGCCAAGGTAGCAAAATCAAAACCAATATCGTCACTCTTCGTCAAAAAGACGAAAGCACGGCAACCGATTTGCGCGAATTATTAAAAGAAGAACCAGCCATCGACTTCGGCGGCGGCAACGGTTCATCTCAATTCCTGACGCTGCGCGGCATGGGTCAAAACTCGGTGGATATTAAGGTGGACAACGCCTCTTCCGACAGCCAAATGCTGTATCACCAAGGCCGTTTCATCATCGACCCTGCACTGGTTAAAATCGTCTCTGTACAAAAAGGCGCAGGTTCGGCATCTGCCGGTATCGGCGCAACCAACGGTGCGATTATTACCAAAACAGTCGATGCCCAAGACTTGCTCAAAGGTTTGGACAAAAACTGGGGTGTGCGCCTCAACAGCGGCTATGCCAGCAATGACGGCGTAAGCTACGGTGCAAGCGTATTCGGCAAAGCGGGTAACTTTGATGGCTTGTTCTCTTACAGCCGCAACGATGAAAAAGATTACGAACCCGGCAAAGGCTATACAAACAGCAACGGCGGCAAAACCGTACCATTCAGCGCGCTGGACAAGCGTAGCTATCTTGCCAAAATCGGCGCAAACTTCGGCGACCACCGCTTAGTATTAAGCCACATGAATGATCAACACCGAGGCATCCGCACCGTCCGTGAAGAGTTTACCGCCACTGACAACCCGCGTCTGACCTTGGAACGCCAAGCCCCGACCTACCGCGAAACCAGCCTCTCCAACACCAACTTGGCATGGACGGCAAACAACTTGGGTTTTGTTGAAAAACTGGATGCCAACGCCTACCTGATGAAAAATGAACGCTATTCGGCCGATGACAGTAAAAACGGTTATGCAGGCAACCTGCCCGGCCCGAATACGACCGTTATCGAAACCAAAGGCGCGAATTTCAATCTGGACAGCCGCATTGGCGAAAAAACATTGATCAAATACGGCGTCAACTACCGTCATCAAGAAATCAAACCGCCGGTATTCTTCAGCTCAGCCTTGAGCAATCCGAAGAAAAGCGATGCCGGTATTTACGCTGAAGCCATCCACGACATCGGCGACTTTACCCTTACAGGCGGCTTGCGCTACGACCATTTCGACATCAAAACCCATGACGGCAAATCCGTTTCCGACGGCACCGTCAACCCGAGCTTCGGCGTGATTTGGCAACCGCATGAATACTGGAGTTTCAGTGCCAGCCACAACTACGCATCCCGCAGCCCGCGTCTTTACGATGCACTGCGTCAACATGGACGCAGAAACGCCATTACGTCGATTGCAGACGGCACCAAAGCCGAACGTGCCCGCAATACCGAAATTGGCTTCAACTACAACAACGGTAGCTTTGCCGCCAACGGTAGCTACTTCTGGCAAAAAATTAAAGATGCCGTCGCAGGTCCGCAGCAACGCCATGATGCTGCTGGCAACCCGATTGCAGGCGTACGCGAAATCGTCAATGCAGGCTACATCAAAAACCAAGGCTACGAACTGGGTGCGTCCTACCGTACAGGCGGCCTGATGGCGAAAGTCGGCGTCAGCCACAGCAAACCGCGCATCTACGATACTCATCCTGAAAACCTGTTAAGTGCCAACCCTGAATTTGCCGTACAAACCGGCCGCACTTGGACGACCTCCCTCTCCTACCGCTTCCAAAATCCGAATTTGGAAATCGGCTGGCGCGGACGCTACCTCCAAAAAGCTTCCGGCTCGGTATTGGTTCGCGACAAGGGTGAAGTCAAACGTAAAGGCTACGGCGTGAACGATGTATTCGCCAACTGGAAACCTCTGGGCAAAGACACACTCAATGTCAACTTTGCCGTCAACAACGTGTTTAACAAGTTCTACTATCCGCACAGCCAACGCGGTGAAACCTTGCCGGGCATCGGCCGCGATGTCCGTTTGGGTGTGAACTACCGCTTCTAA
- the groL gene encoding chaperonin GroEL (60 kDa chaperone family; promotes refolding of misfolded polypeptides especially under stressful conditions; forms two stacked rings of heptamers to form a barrel-shaped 14mer; ends can be capped by GroES; misfolded proteins enter the barrel where they are refolded when GroES binds), protein MAAKDVQFGNEVRQKMVNGVNVLANAVRVTLGPKGRNVVLDRAFGGPHITKDGVSVAKEIELKDKFENMGAQMVKEVASKTNDVAGDGTTTATVLAQSIVAEGMKYVTAGMNPTDLKRGIDKAVAALVDELKNIAKPCDTSKEIAQVGSISANSDEQVGAIIAEAMEKVGKEGVITVEDGKSLENELDVVEGMQFDRGYLSPYFINDAEKQIAALDNPFVLLFDKKISNIRDLLPVLEQVAKASRPLLIIAEDVEGEALATLVVNNIRGILKTVAVKAPGFGDRRKAMLQDIAILTGGVVISEEVGLSLEKATLDDLGQAKRIEIGKENTTIIDGFGDAAQIEARVAEIRQQIETATSEYDKEKLQERVAKLAGGVAVIKVGAATEVEMKEKKDRVEDALHATRAAVEEGVVAGGGVALLRARAALENLHTGNADQDAGVQIVLRAVESPLRQIVANAGGEPSVVVNKVLEGKGNYGYNAGSGEYGDMIEMGVLDPAKVTRSALQHAASIAGLMLTTDCMIAEIPEEKPAMPDMGGMGGMGGMM, encoded by the coding sequence ATGGCAGCAAAAGACGTACAATTCGGCAATGAAGTTCGCCAAAAAATGGTAAACGGCGTCAATGTATTGGCAAACGCCGTACGCGTAACTTTGGGCCCTAAAGGCCGCAACGTGGTGCTCGACCGCGCTTTCGGCGGCCCGCACATCACTAAAGACGGTGTGTCTGTTGCAAAAGAAATCGAATTGAAAGACAAATTCGAAAACATGGGCGCGCAAATGGTGAAAGAAGTGGCGTCTAAAACCAACGACGTAGCCGGCGACGGTACCACTACTGCAACCGTATTGGCGCAATCCATCGTTGCCGAAGGCATGAAATACGTGACCGCCGGCATGAACCCGACCGACCTGAAACGCGGTATCGACAAAGCCGTTGCCGCTTTGGTTGACGAGCTGAAAAACATCGCCAAACCTTGCGACACTTCTAAAGAAATCGCCCAAGTCGGTTCTATTTCCGCCAACTCTGACGAACAAGTCGGCGCGATTATCGCCGAAGCGATGGAAAAAGTCGGCAAAGAAGGCGTGATTACCGTTGAAGACGGCAAATCTTTGGAAAACGAGCTGGACGTAGTTGAAGGTATGCAGTTCGATCGCGGCTACCTGTCTCCTTACTTCATCAATGACGCTGAAAAACAAATCGCTGCTTTGGACAATCCGTTTGTATTGTTGTTCGACAAAAAAATCAGCAACATCCGCGACTTGTTGCCTGTTTTGGAACAAGTGGCCAAAGCCAGTCGTCCGCTGTTGATTATCGCTGAAGACGTAGAAGGCGAAGCCTTGGCGACTTTGGTCGTGAACAACATCCGCGGCATCCTGAAAACCGTTGCCGTTAAAGCTCCGGGCTTCGGCGACCGCCGCAAAGCCATGTTGCAAGACATCGCTATCCTGACCGGCGGTGTGGTGATTTCCGAAGAAGTCGGCCTGTCTCTAGAAAAAGCGACTTTGGACGACTTGGGTCAAGCCAAACGCATCGAAATCGGTAAAGAAAACACCACCATTATCGACGGCTTCGGCGACGCAGCCCAAATCGAAGCGCGTGTTGCTGAAATCCGCCAACAAATCGAAACCGCAACCAGCGAATACGACAAAGAAAAACTGCAAGAGCGCGTGGCTAAATTGGCCGGTGGCGTGGCAGTGATCAAAGTCGGTGCCGCTACCGAAGTGGAAATGAAAGAGAAAAAAGACCGCGTGGAAGACGCGTTGCACGCTACCCGCGCAGCCGTTGAAGAAGGCGTGGTTGCAGGCGGCGGCGTAGCCCTGTTGCGTGCCCGTGCTGCTTTGGAAAACCTGCACACCGGCAATGCCGACCAAGACGCAGGCGTACAAATCGTATTGCGCGCCGTCGAGTCTCCTCTGCGTCAAATCGTTGCCAACGCAGGCGGCGAACCTAGCGTGGTTGTGAACAAAGTATTGGAAGGCAAAGGCAACTACGGTTACAACGCAGGCTCCGGCGAATACGGCGACATGATCGAAATGGGCGTACTCGACCCTGCCAAAGTAACCCGTTCCGCGTTGCAACACGCCGCGTCTATCGCCGGCCTGATGCTGACCACAGACTGCATGATCGCTGAAATCCCTGAAGAAAAACCTGCTATGCCTGATATGGGCGGCATGGGTGGTATGGGCGGCATGATGTAA